The Elusimicrobiota bacterium sequence CATCCTTAAGGGATATGAAATAAACCCTTTCGCCCTGGGCATCCCTCCAGACCGAGGAGTCCTGGGACTCATCGCGGTTGTCGCCCAGGACGAATAATTGCCCGGCCGGAACGGGCAGGGGCCCCAGATTGTCCCCCTCCAAATGTTCCGCGGCGCGGGTATGCTGGACATAGGGCTCCTCCAGCTCCTTTCCATTAATAAGGACCTTTTTGGCGCGAATCTCGACCGTTTCGCCTGGTAGCCCGATTACTCTCTTGACCAAGTCCCCTGGCTCGCCCTCTACCGGGGGGCGAAACACGACGATGTCCTCTCGCCTCAAGGGCCTGAATCTCAGCGTAATCTTGTCCGTGAACAAATGCCTGCCCACGGGCAAGGTGGGCTCCATGGAGGCCGTGGCGATATAGATGGGCTCGAGGACCCAAAACCTCACGGGCAGGACCACGGCCAAAGCCAGCGCCAGCAGGAAGATCAGCCTGGAGAAAGACATGCCCTAGAATAAGCCCTGTCCGCGAAAATCACAAGCCCCGCGAAAAGCTTCCGGATTTTGATATAATACTTTTTTGCATGCGGGCGTAGTTCAATGGTAGAACACAAGCCTTCCAAGCTTGTTACGTGGGTTCGATTCCCATCGCCCGCTCCAGTAATGCTGGGATAGCTCAGTTGGTAGAGCATCTCCATGGTAAGGAGAAGGTCGTGGGTTCGATTCCCATTCCCAGCTGAATTTTTGTAGAATAAGAACTCGTGCACACATAATTTAGGAGAAACGAGAATGGCAAAAGCTAAGTTTGAAAGGAAGAAG is a genomic window containing:
- the lepB gene encoding signal peptidase I, which encodes MSFSRLIFLLALALAVVLPVRFWVLEPIYIATASMEPTLPVGRHLFTDKITLRFRPLRREDIVVFRPPVEGEPGDLVKRVIGLPGETVEIRAKKVLINGKELEEPYVQHTRAAEHLEGDNLGPLPVPAGQLFVLGDNRDESQDSSVWRDAQGERVYFISLKDVVGLVRGVY